One stretch of Chitinophaga pendula DNA includes these proteins:
- a CDS encoding head GIN domain-containing protein, translating to MKKIMCLSSAIMVGALLLSSCHVSGQRVNGSGNVAKEERQVGEFDGVILRGSMDVYVQQGTAKAAVIEAEDNIIPYIQLDNRGGMLTVDVRKGVNLRTHKGIKIYLTTSTINKAVLSGSGDLALKGPFSSKEKVDVDLSGSGNITGNLSGPSVEVGISGSGNVQLKGSTKDFELHTSGSGDFDGGDLLSENALVKISGSGNAKVHASVRLETNISGSGDVRYKGSPQIDSRIHGSGSVKKAD from the coding sequence ATGAAAAAGATCATGTGCCTTTCCTCCGCCATTATGGTCGGCGCGCTGCTATTATCCAGCTGCCACGTATCCGGACAAAGAGTAAACGGTAGCGGCAACGTCGCCAAAGAAGAACGCCAGGTAGGAGAATTCGATGGCGTTATACTCCGTGGCAGCATGGACGTATACGTACAACAAGGTACCGCCAAAGCCGCTGTCATCGAAGCTGAAGACAACATCATCCCCTACATCCAACTCGATAACAGGGGAGGAATGCTCACCGTAGATGTGCGCAAAGGTGTCAACCTCCGCACCCACAAAGGAATTAAGATATATCTCACCACCTCCACCATCAACAAGGCAGTACTCTCCGGCTCCGGCGACCTCGCCCTCAAAGGCCCCTTCTCCAGCAAAGAAAAAGTAGATGTCGACCTCTCCGGCTCCGGCAACATCACCGGCAACCTAAGCGGCCCCAGCGTAGAAGTAGGCATCTCCGGCTCCGGCAACGTACAACTCAAAGGCTCCACCAAAGACTTCGAACTCCATACCTCCGGTAGCGGCGACTTCGACGGCGGCGACCTCCTCTCCGAAAATGCCTTGGTAAAAATCAGTGGCAGCGGCAATGCCAAAGTACATGCCTCCGTTAGACTGGAAACCAACATCTCCGGCTCCGGCGACGTGCGCTATAAAGGCAGCCCACAGATCGATTCCAGGATCCATGGCTCCGGCTCCGTAAAGAAAGCCGACTGA
- the guaA gene encoding glutamine-hydrolyzing GMP synthase yields the protein MTEKILILDFGSQYTQLIARSIRELNIYCEIKPCLQPIAWDESIKGIILSGSPFSVNDPTAPSVDIAAMAAHVPVLGVCYGAQLMAKNFGGEVAKSNIREYGRAFMEHSDREEPLLYDICEKSQVWMSHSDTIVRMPEGFDIISRTENIPVAAFRSTTLAAHPLLGLQFHPEVTHSLEGKQILRNFLVHLCKCSQDWTPAAFVQETVEKIKAQVGDKKVVMALSGGVDSTVAAELIHKAIGQNLYCVFVDNGLLRKHEFESVLESYKHMGLNVKGVNAKDMFYDELKGVSDPEQKRKIIGRLFIEVFQQESTQLQDISFLGQGTIYPDVIESVSVNGPSVTIKSHHNVGGLPEKMNMQLVEPLRFLFKDEVRRVGREIGISDIFLGRHPFPGPGLAIRILGDITPEKVAMLQEADAVYIDGLREHGLYDKVWQAGTILLPVQSVGVMGDERTYEFTVALRAVTSTDGMTADWAHLPYEFLAKISNDIINKVKGINRVVYDISSKPPATIEWE from the coding sequence ATGACAGAAAAGATACTTATTCTCGATTTTGGTTCTCAGTATACGCAGCTTATTGCGCGTAGCATCCGGGAGCTGAACATTTACTGTGAGATCAAACCTTGCTTACAGCCCATTGCCTGGGACGAATCCATCAAAGGTATAATATTAAGTGGCAGTCCTTTTTCGGTGAATGATCCTACTGCACCCAGTGTAGATATAGCGGCGATGGCGGCACATGTGCCGGTATTGGGCGTTTGCTATGGTGCTCAGCTGATGGCAAAAAATTTTGGCGGAGAGGTAGCGAAGAGCAATATCCGGGAGTATGGCAGGGCATTCATGGAGCACAGTGATCGTGAGGAGCCGTTGTTGTATGACATTTGCGAGAAGAGCCAGGTATGGATGAGTCATTCGGATACGATTGTACGAATGCCGGAGGGTTTTGATATTATTTCCCGTACGGAGAATATTCCGGTGGCGGCCTTCAGGAGTACTACGCTGGCGGCACATCCGTTGTTGGGTTTGCAGTTTCACCCTGAGGTGACGCATTCCCTGGAGGGTAAGCAGATATTACGCAATTTCCTGGTACACCTTTGTAAATGCAGCCAGGACTGGACGCCGGCGGCATTTGTGCAGGAGACGGTGGAGAAGATAAAGGCGCAGGTGGGCGATAAGAAGGTGGTGATGGCGTTGAGTGGCGGTGTGGATTCTACGGTAGCTGCTGAGTTGATCCATAAGGCGATTGGTCAGAACCTGTATTGTGTATTTGTTGACAACGGTTTGTTGCGTAAGCATGAGTTTGAGAGTGTGTTGGAGTCTTACAAACATATGGGTTTGAATGTGAAGGGGGTGAATGCGAAAGATATGTTTTATGATGAGTTGAAGGGGGTGAGTGATCCGGAGCAGAAGCGGAAGATCATTGGTCGCCTGTTTATCGAGGTGTTCCAGCAGGAGTCTACGCAATTGCAGGATATTTCTTTCCTGGGTCAGGGTACAATTTATCCTGATGTGATTGAGTCAGTATCTGTGAATGGTCCGTCTGTGACTATTAAATCCCATCATAATGTAGGCGGGTTGCCTGAGAAGATGAATATGCAGTTGGTGGAGCCATTGCGTTTTCTTTTTAAGGATGAGGTACGCCGAGTAGGTCGAGAGATCGGTATCAGTGATATTTTCCTGGGTCGTCATCCTTTTCCGGGACCGGGGTTGGCGATCAGGATCCTGGGGGACATTACGCCTGAGAAGGTAGCGATGTTGCAGGAAGCGGATGCGGTATATATAGACGGGTTGCGTGAGCACGGTCTTTATGACAAGGTATGGCAGGCGGGTACTATCCTGTTGCCGGTACAGAGTGTGGGAGTGATGGGTGATGAGCGTACTTATGAATTTACCGTTGCGTTACGGGCAGTCACCTCTACGGACGGTATGACTGCAGACTGGGCTCATCTTCCCTATGAGTTCCTGGCTAAGATTTCCAATGATATTATCAATAAGGTGAAGGGTATCAATCGTGTAGTATACGATATCAGTTCCAAGCCGCCTGCTACTATTGAGTGGGAATAG
- a CDS encoding ABC transporter substrate-binding protein — translation MSQSNILRPLTAAMVLAVLLLSACSTSKKSTSKRTEPTTTSTNKSTPEKKTPEEKKVAGKAPFNVPAFGQVEKKDVYNVAIFAPLYLDSVFNNTLEIPGRTMPRYVLPGLDFYEGAQLALDTLQQQGFRLNVLVYDSKARQKTISSLIRSKNLDQVDLIIGAVNTPELKELSDFARDKQVNFVSATYPNDGGINNNPFLLIANSTLKTHTEAIQHYVQQAFATKNIVLLRRNTPFEGRIASDIKAAYDKLDNNKKSRIREVIWNEGTSDNDLAQYLLTDRPNICIVTAMDEPGAKSILKKLSVQSAAYPLQIFGMPTWDIMKFKEPELKTLQVYYSSPYFNDKNSVYSKYIFDYFKRVYKARPSDMAFKGFEMTYYFVRQLVANGVYFNTAVNDATKQVFTRFNYLPVYLNGDEVPSYFENKNIYIIQKGDSVDIKMN, via the coding sequence ATGAGTCAATCGAATATATTGAGACCACTAACAGCAGCGATGGTTTTGGCAGTATTGCTGCTATCCGCCTGTTCCACGTCGAAAAAGAGTACGAGTAAACGTACGGAACCGACTACGACATCGACTAACAAATCTACCCCGGAAAAGAAGACCCCGGAAGAGAAGAAGGTCGCCGGTAAGGCTCCTTTTAATGTACCCGCTTTTGGTCAGGTGGAGAAAAAAGATGTTTACAATGTTGCCATATTTGCGCCGTTGTATCTGGATTCTGTGTTCAACAATACGTTGGAGATTCCCGGGCGGACGATGCCGCGGTATGTGTTACCCGGGCTTGATTTTTACGAAGGGGCGCAGCTAGCCCTGGATACTTTGCAGCAGCAGGGGTTCCGGTTGAATGTATTGGTCTATGACAGCAAAGCCAGGCAGAAGACTATTTCCAGCCTGATCCGCAGTAAGAACCTGGACCAGGTGGATCTGATCATCGGGGCGGTGAATACGCCGGAGTTGAAGGAGTTGAGTGATTTTGCCCGTGACAAGCAGGTTAACTTTGTATCTGCTACTTATCCGAACGATGGCGGTATCAACAACAATCCCTTTTTGCTGATTGCCAACAGTACGTTGAAGACGCATACGGAGGCGATACAGCACTATGTACAGCAGGCTTTTGCCACTAAAAACATTGTGTTGCTGCGCAGGAATACTCCATTTGAGGGACGTATTGCTTCGGATATCAAAGCCGCATATGATAAGCTGGACAACAATAAGAAATCGCGTATACGGGAGGTGATCTGGAATGAGGGAACGAGTGACAATGATCTTGCGCAGTACCTGCTGACCGACAGGCCCAACATCTGTATCGTTACGGCGATGGATGAGCCCGGGGCCAAGTCTATCCTGAAGAAGCTGAGTGTACAGTCGGCGGCTTATCCGTTGCAGATATTTGGGATGCCTACCTGGGATATTATGAAGTTCAAGGAGCCGGAGTTGAAGACTTTGCAGGTGTATTATTCCAGTCCTTATTTCAATGACAAGAACAGTGTATACAGCAAGTACATTTTTGATTATTTCAAGCGGGTGTATAAAGCCAGGCCATCGGATATGGCGTTTAAGGGATTTGAGATGACGTATTATTTTGTGCGTCAGCTGGTGGCTAACGGGGTTTATTTCAATACGGCGGTGAATGATGCTACCAAGCAGGTATTTACACGTTTTAATTACCTGCCGGTGTACCTGAATGGCGATGAGGTGCCCTCTTACTTTGAGAATAAGAACATCTATATTATCCAGAAGGGGGATAGTGTGGATATCAAGATGAACTAA
- a CDS encoding carbohydrate-binding protein, producing MSTNMSLCKRFLQTFVLLALLLTAAFHVQAQAPRFKVIAFYNGTFDAAHINFVKEANQWFPTIAAQYNFSYEATNNWNNLNLNFLSQYQVVLFLDDQPFNAAQRTAFQQYMENGGGWMGFHVCAFTTNPSGWSWYHNTFLGSGSFRSNTWGPTTAVLKCEDQTHPSTQRLPGTFTSAVSEWYSWSNDLRNNGNIRILCSVDPVSFPLGTDPNQSWYSGYYPIIWTNRNYKMLYANFGHNDMNYTTNTAKSSTFASEIQNRFIIDGLLWLGGVGTGPAPALPIPGTVQAESFTTMSGIQTEVTTDAGGGQNVGYTDAGDWLDYKVKVQAAGTYNVQYRVASQNGGGSIQLRSGSNVLATTAIPSTGGWQVWTTVNATATLAAGEQTLRIHVASGGFNLNWIRFASASNPSNAPVGQVITLRGNNNQYVSSENGTKAMLCTRPAPQTWEQFSVVDAGGGKVALRSMAKYVSSENGAAPITCNRAAISVTEQFEWIQNDNGTISLRGSNGNYVSSENGVASMTCSRPTAGAWEQFTFTSVGAVQRSFTAPEKEAGGIVVYPNPFGAQLNYTLPDKYSTHTAVLYDLSGRAQLRSMVKVRQGNYSLDVSKLPKGLYILDISSGDYHQRTKVQKAE from the coding sequence ATGTCAACCAACATGTCCCTATGCAAACGTTTCCTGCAAACGTTTGTACTTTTAGCCCTGCTGCTGACGGCAGCTTTCCATGTACAGGCACAAGCTCCACGTTTCAAGGTCATTGCCTTTTACAATGGTACTTTTGACGCCGCCCACATCAATTTTGTTAAGGAGGCCAACCAATGGTTTCCGACGATTGCCGCCCAGTACAATTTTTCGTACGAGGCTACTAACAACTGGAACAATCTGAATCTGAATTTCCTATCGCAGTACCAGGTGGTGCTGTTTCTGGATGATCAGCCGTTCAATGCGGCCCAGCGAACTGCTTTCCAGCAGTATATGGAGAATGGCGGTGGTTGGATGGGCTTTCACGTATGTGCTTTTACGACCAATCCATCTGGCTGGAGCTGGTATCACAACACCTTCCTGGGTTCGGGTTCATTCCGGAGTAATACCTGGGGGCCGACCACGGCGGTGTTAAAATGTGAGGACCAGACGCATCCCAGCACGCAGCGTTTGCCCGGGACCTTTACTTCTGCTGTAAGTGAGTGGTACAGCTGGAGTAATGACCTGCGTAACAACGGTAACATCCGTATCCTCTGTTCTGTAGACCCGGTAAGTTTTCCGCTGGGTACCGATCCTAATCAGTCGTGGTATAGCGGCTATTATCCCATCATCTGGACCAATAGGAACTACAAGATGTTGTATGCCAATTTTGGGCATAACGATATGAACTACACGACGAATACTGCGAAGTCGTCGACTTTTGCCAGTGAGATCCAGAATCGTTTTATCATTGACGGTCTGTTATGGCTGGGCGGTGTAGGTACGGGCCCTGCTCCTGCCCTACCGATACCCGGTACGGTGCAGGCGGAGAGCTTCACGACCATGTCTGGTATTCAGACGGAGGTGACTACTGATGCCGGTGGCGGTCAGAACGTAGGTTATACTGACGCTGGTGATTGGCTGGACTACAAGGTGAAGGTGCAGGCGGCAGGTACTTACAATGTGCAATACCGGGTGGCCAGTCAGAATGGCGGCGGCAGTATCCAGTTGCGGTCGGGCAGTAATGTGCTGGCGACTACGGCAATACCCTCTACCGGAGGATGGCAGGTATGGACGACGGTCAATGCTACTGCTACGCTGGCAGCCGGTGAGCAGACCTTACGTATTCATGTAGCCAGTGGCGGGTTCAATCTTAACTGGATCCGGTTTGCTTCGGCATCGAATCCATCCAATGCCCCGGTAGGTCAGGTGATCACGTTGAGAGGCAACAATAACCAGTATGTAAGTTCGGAGAACGGTACTAAAGCGATGCTGTGTACCCGTCCGGCTCCGCAGACCTGGGAGCAGTTCAGCGTAGTGGATGCCGGTGGCGGTAAGGTAGCGTTGCGCAGTATGGCCAAATATGTTTCTTCCGAGAACGGTGCGGCCCCTATCACCTGTAACCGTGCGGCGATCAGTGTTACTGAGCAATTTGAATGGATACAGAACGATAACGGTACCATTTCGCTGCGTGGCAGCAATGGTAACTACGTTTCTTCCGAGAACGGCGTTGCTTCGATGACCTGCAGCCGTCCTACTGCCGGCGCCTGGGAGCAATTCACCTTCACGTCTGTAGGGGCTGTACAGCGGAGCTTCACTGCCCCGGAAAAAGAGGCCGGTGGCATCGTGGTGTACCCTAATCCTTTTGGTGCGCAGCTTAATTATACACTGCCTGATAAATACAGCACTCATACGGCGGTGTTGTATGACCTTTCCGGACGTGCGCAGCTGCGTAGTATGGTGAAGGTTCGTCAAGGTAACTATTCATTGGATGTGAGCAAATTGCCCAAAGGGTTGTATATCCTGGATATCTCCAGCGGTGACTACCATCAGCGGACAAAAGTGCAGAAAGCTGAATAG
- a CDS encoding class I SAM-dependent methyltransferase, translating into MKEQQPPNMQQLASQLRQPSGEDGLKLAENMNLGNRLINERTIAFLQPAAHQHILEIGFANGHFIPQVLSLAPGIRYCGIDISDVMVAEAGKRNEAAITAGNVQLHLTGADQIPYADNTFDRIFGINVLYFWDQPHKELQEILRVLKPGGQLILGIRSRNSMASLPFTSHGFTLYNTDEAVALLEQNNFNITEYHFIKEPEKLAPDGVTKVQLDSIFLRAEKK; encoded by the coding sequence ATGAAAGAACAACAACCACCAAACATGCAGCAACTGGCCAGCCAACTCAGACAACCCAGCGGCGAAGATGGCCTGAAACTGGCAGAAAATATGAACCTCGGCAACCGCCTCATCAATGAAAGGACCATCGCTTTCCTCCAACCCGCCGCCCACCAGCATATCCTCGAAATAGGATTCGCCAATGGCCACTTCATCCCCCAGGTACTATCCCTCGCTCCCGGTATCCGGTACTGCGGCATCGATATCTCCGATGTAATGGTCGCCGAAGCAGGCAAACGTAACGAAGCCGCCATCACCGCAGGCAACGTACAGCTACACCTCACCGGCGCCGATCAGATACCCTACGCCGACAACACCTTCGACAGGATATTCGGCATCAATGTCCTCTACTTCTGGGACCAGCCACACAAAGAATTACAGGAAATACTACGCGTACTTAAACCCGGCGGCCAGCTCATACTGGGCATCCGCAGCCGCAACAGCATGGCCTCCCTGCCATTCACCTCCCACGGCTTTACCTTGTACAACACCGACGAAGCAGTCGCACTCCTCGAACAAAATAATTTCAATATCACCGAATATCATTTCATAAAAGAACCCGAAAAACTGGCGCCAGACGGCGTTACAAAGGTGCAACTCGATAGCATCTTCCTGCGCGCAGAAAAAAAGTAA